From the genome of Amycolatopsis sp. NBC_01488, one region includes:
- a CDS encoding GMC family oxidoreductase — translation MTASNTTTSAGGPDYDVVVVGSGFGGSVAALRLTEKGYRVAVVEAGRRFADDEFAKTSWDLKRYLWAPQVGCYGIQRIHMLNDVMVLAGAGVGGGSLVYANTLYRPLKPFYADKQWSHITDWESELAPHYDQASRMLGVVTNPTITPSDVVMRDVAKDMGVADSFHPTPVGVYFGKPGAKAADPYFGGAGPERVGCTECGSCMTGCRVGAKNTLVKNYLYLAEQDGAHVIPLTTVTSVRPVEGGYQVDLKKTGTTSKRFRTTITAEQVVFAAGTWGTQNLLHKLKDTGTLPKLSRRLGELTRTNSEAIIGAARTEVDESRNFSRGVAITSSIHPDENTHIEPVRYGKGSNAMSLLQTIATDGASPVPRWRQAVSFMVKHPVQTAKLLNGYRWSERTVILLVMQSLDNSITTYTKRGLFGRRKYTSKQGHGEPNPSFIPAGHEANERTADRIGGIAGGTWGEIFDIPLTAHFIGGVPIGASAEDGVIDPYHRVFGYPGLSVVDGAAITANLGVNPSLTITAQAERAFSFWPNKGEADQRPSQDAAYVRLEAVAPKNPAVPADAPAALRRS, via the coding sequence GTGACTGCCAGTAACACCACCACCAGTGCGGGTGGCCCCGACTACGACGTCGTCGTGGTGGGGTCGGGGTTCGGCGGCAGCGTCGCGGCGCTGCGGCTCACCGAGAAGGGCTACCGCGTAGCCGTCGTCGAGGCCGGGCGCAGGTTCGCCGACGACGAGTTCGCGAAGACGTCGTGGGACCTCAAGCGCTACCTCTGGGCGCCGCAGGTCGGCTGCTACGGCATCCAGCGCATCCACATGCTCAACGACGTCATGGTGCTGGCGGGCGCGGGCGTCGGCGGCGGGTCGCTCGTCTACGCGAACACGCTGTACCGGCCGCTCAAGCCGTTCTACGCCGACAAGCAGTGGTCGCACATCACGGACTGGGAGTCCGAGCTCGCGCCGCACTACGACCAGGCGAGCCGCATGCTCGGCGTGGTCACGAACCCGACGATCACGCCATCGGACGTCGTGATGCGCGACGTCGCGAAGGACATGGGCGTCGCCGATTCCTTCCACCCGACGCCCGTCGGCGTCTACTTCGGCAAGCCCGGCGCCAAGGCGGCGGACCCGTACTTCGGCGGTGCCGGCCCCGAGCGCGTCGGTTGCACCGAATGCGGCTCGTGCATGACCGGCTGCCGCGTCGGTGCGAAGAACACGCTGGTCAAGAACTACCTCTACCTCGCCGAGCAGGACGGCGCGCACGTCATCCCGCTGACGACGGTGACGTCCGTGCGGCCGGTCGAAGGCGGTTACCAGGTCGACCTGAAGAAGACGGGGACGACGTCCAAGCGCTTCCGGACGACGATCACGGCCGAGCAGGTCGTCTTCGCCGCGGGCACCTGGGGCACGCAGAACCTGCTGCACAAGCTGAAGGACACCGGCACGCTGCCGAAGCTTTCGCGGCGGCTCGGCGAGCTGACCCGCACGAACTCCGAGGCGATCATCGGCGCGGCGCGCACCGAGGTCGACGAGAGCCGGAACTTCAGCCGCGGGGTCGCGATCACGTCGTCGATCCACCCGGACGAGAACACCCACATCGAGCCGGTCCGCTACGGCAAGGGCAGCAACGCGATGAGCCTGCTGCAGACGATCGCGACCGACGGCGCGTCGCCGGTGCCGCGCTGGCGGCAGGCGGTGAGCTTCATGGTCAAGCACCCGGTCCAGACGGCGAAGCTGCTCAACGGCTACCGCTGGAGCGAGCGCACGGTGATCCTGCTGGTGATGCAGAGCCTGGACAACTCGATCACGACGTACACGAAGCGAGGCCTGTTCGGCCGCCGCAAGTACACGTCGAAGCAGGGCCACGGCGAGCCGAACCCGAGCTTCATCCCGGCGGGCCACGAGGCCAACGAGCGCACGGCGGACCGCATCGGCGGCATCGCGGGCGGCACGTGGGGCGAGATCTTCGACATCCCGCTGACGGCGCACTTCATCGGCGGCGTCCCGATCGGCGCGTCCGCTGAGGACGGCGTCATCGACCCGTACCACCGCGTGTTCGGCTACCCGGGCCTGTCGGTGGTCGACGGCGCGGCGATCACGGCCAACCTGGGCGTCAACCCGTCCCTGACGATCACCGCCCAGGCCGAGCGGGCGTTCTCGTTCTGGCCGAACAAGGGCGAGGCGGACCAGCGGCCTTCGCAGGACGCGGCGTACGTCCGGCTGGAGGCGGTGGCACCGAAGAACCCGGCCGTCCCCGCCGACGCCCCGGCGGCCCTGCGGCGGTCCTAG
- a CDS encoding DUF397 domain-containing protein — MDPQQLTGWHKSSHSHFEENACVEVGTGPGVVGVRDTKQAALAARPVLVYSAGAFAAFLAHLTGGR; from the coding sequence ATGGACCCCCAGCAGCTCACCGGTTGGCACAAGTCGAGCCACAGCCACTTCGAAGAGAACGCCTGCGTCGAGGTCGGCACCGGTCCGGGCGTGGTCGGCGTGCGGGACACCAAGCAGGCGGCCCTCGCCGCCCGCCCGGTGCTCGTCTACTCCGCCGGCGCCTTCGCCGCGTTCCTCGCGCACCTCACCGGCGGACGGTGA
- a CDS encoding GuaB3 family IMP dehydrogenase-related protein, which yields MRDLVEIGMGRTARRAYDLDDVEIVPSRRTRSSSVVSTSWQIDAYRFDLPLVTHPTDAIVSPGTAVAVGELGGLGVLNAEGLWARHANVEDAIFQLVRAAEDLEDPTAVGRVLQELHAAPIRLDLLTEAIKTVRESGVTVAARVSPQHAAELTPDLIAAGVEILVVQGTIISAEHVQRDAEPLNLKEFIGRLDVPVIAGGVSDYRTAMHLMRTGAAGVIVGHGYTPGVTSTDRVLGIGVPMATAIIDAAAARRDYLDETGGRYVHVLADGGMTVSGDIAKAIACGADAVMLGSPLAAAQDAPGQGLYWTAAAAHPSLPRSRVAAGPDYAVDLKTLLFGPSSDAEGVVNLFGALRRAMAKTGYSDLKEFQRVGLTVRR from the coding sequence GTGCGGGACCTGGTCGAGATCGGGATGGGCCGCACCGCGCGGCGAGCTTATGACCTCGATGACGTCGAGATCGTGCCGTCGCGGCGGACCCGGTCGTCGTCGGTGGTGTCCACCTCCTGGCAGATCGATGCCTACCGCTTCGACCTGCCGCTCGTCACGCACCCGACCGACGCGATCGTCTCCCCCGGCACCGCGGTCGCCGTCGGTGAGCTGGGCGGCCTGGGCGTGCTCAACGCCGAGGGTCTCTGGGCGCGGCATGCGAACGTCGAGGACGCCATCTTCCAGCTGGTCCGCGCGGCCGAGGACCTCGAGGACCCGACCGCGGTCGGCCGCGTGCTGCAGGAGCTGCACGCCGCGCCGATCCGGCTGGACCTGCTGACCGAGGCGATCAAGACCGTCCGCGAGTCCGGCGTCACGGTCGCCGCGCGCGTCAGCCCGCAGCACGCCGCCGAGCTGACCCCGGACCTGATCGCGGCCGGCGTCGAGATCCTCGTCGTGCAGGGCACGATCATCTCCGCCGAGCACGTGCAACGCGACGCCGAACCGTTGAACCTCAAGGAGTTCATCGGCCGGCTCGACGTGCCGGTGATCGCCGGCGGCGTCAGCGACTACCGCACGGCGATGCACCTGATGCGTACCGGCGCCGCGGGCGTCATCGTCGGGCACGGCTACACCCCGGGCGTCACGAGCACCGACCGCGTCCTCGGCATCGGCGTCCCGATGGCCACGGCCATCATCGACGCCGCGGCCGCCCGCCGCGACTACCTCGACGAGACCGGCGGCCGCTACGTGCACGTGCTCGCCGACGGCGGCATGACGGTGTCGGGCGACATCGCGAAGGCCATCGCGTGCGGCGCGGACGCCGTCATGCTGGGCTCCCCGCTGGCCGCCGCGCAGGACGCACCCGGTCAGGGCCTGTACTGGACGGCCGCGGCCGCCCACCCGTCACTGCCGCGCTCGCGCGTGGCGGCCGGGCCGGACTACGCGGTCGACCTGAAGACCCTGCTGTTCGGGCCGTCGTCCGACGCGGAAGGCGTCGTGAACCTGTTCGGGGCGCTGCGCCGGGCAATGGCGAAGACGGGCTACTCGGACCTCAAGGAGTTCCAGCGCGTGGGGCTCACCGTCCGCCGGTGA
- a CDS encoding DUF3574 domain-containing protein: MVAATTAVAAALLGLGGGAAASAAGTPAPQAQVQSPGELWKRTELFFGTGKPDGTEVTDKEFAAFSDREITPAFPDGFTRLDGNGQWRGASGVIVREHTHLVVLLYPFTDRDAEREIEGLRADYEKQFQQESVLRSDSVEKVSF; this comes from the coding sequence ATGGTGGCGGCCACTACAGCAGTCGCCGCGGCGCTGCTGGGACTCGGCGGCGGGGCGGCGGCGTCGGCGGCCGGCACTCCCGCCCCGCAGGCCCAGGTGCAGTCGCCCGGCGAGCTGTGGAAGCGCACCGAGCTGTTCTTCGGCACCGGCAAGCCGGACGGCACCGAGGTGACCGACAAGGAGTTCGCCGCCTTCTCCGACCGCGAGATCACCCCGGCCTTCCCGGACGGCTTCACCCGCCTCGACGGCAACGGTCAGTGGCGCGGCGCGTCCGGCGTGATCGTGCGGGAACACACCCATCTGGTGGTGCTGCTCTACCCGTTCACCGACCGGGACGCCGAGCGGGAGATCGAAGGCCTGCGCGCCGACTACGAAAAGCAGTTCCAGCAGGAGTCGGTACTGCGTTCGGACTCGGTGGAGAAGGTCTCCTTCTGA
- the guaB gene encoding IMP dehydrogenase: MTSDGNTAPVPAKFAMLGLTFDDVLLLPAESDVVPSAVDTSSRLTRNITLGIPLVSAAMDTVTEARMAIAMARQGGIGVLQRNLPIDEQAAAVEVVKRSEAGMVTDPVTCAPDATLAEVDALCAKFRISGVPVTDASGALVGIITNRDMRFEVDHSRPVSEVMTKAPLVTAQVGVSADAALGLLRRHKIEKLPIVDGAGKLRGLITVKDFVKTEQYPKATKDPDGRLIVGAAVGVGPDGHKRAMALADAGVDVLMVDTAHGHSRAVVDTVSLLKKELGDSVDIVGGNVATRAGAQALVDAGADGVKVGVGPGSICTTRIVAGVGVPQISAIYEADQACRPAGVPVIGDGGIQYSGDIAKAIASGASTVMLGSLLAGTAESPGDLILVNGKQFKVYRGMGSLGAMQSRGQAKSYSKDRYAQDDVLSEDKLVPEGIEGRIPFRGPLANVVHQLVGGLRSGMGYAGANTIAELQEAQLVRITAAGLKESHPHDITMTVEAPNYTTR, encoded by the coding sequence ATGACCAGCGACGGCAACACCGCCCCCGTTCCGGCCAAGTTCGCCATGCTCGGCCTGACCTTCGACGACGTGCTGCTGCTGCCCGCCGAATCGGACGTCGTGCCCAGCGCGGTCGACACCAGCTCCCGGCTGACCCGGAACATCACCCTCGGCATCCCGCTGGTCTCGGCCGCGATGGACACCGTCACCGAAGCGCGGATGGCGATCGCCATGGCCCGGCAGGGCGGCATCGGCGTCCTCCAGCGCAACCTGCCGATCGACGAGCAGGCCGCCGCGGTCGAGGTCGTCAAGCGCTCGGAGGCCGGCATGGTCACCGACCCGGTCACCTGCGCGCCGGACGCCACGCTCGCCGAGGTCGACGCGCTGTGCGCGAAGTTCCGCATCTCCGGCGTGCCGGTGACCGACGCGTCCGGCGCGCTGGTGGGCATCATCACCAACCGCGACATGCGGTTCGAGGTCGACCACAGCCGCCCGGTGTCCGAGGTGATGACGAAGGCGCCGCTGGTCACCGCCCAGGTCGGCGTCTCCGCGGACGCCGCGCTCGGCCTGCTGCGCCGCCACAAGATCGAGAAGCTCCCGATCGTCGACGGCGCGGGCAAGCTGCGCGGCCTGATCACGGTCAAGGACTTCGTGAAGACCGAGCAGTACCCGAAGGCGACGAAGGACCCGGACGGCCGCCTGATCGTCGGCGCCGCGGTCGGCGTCGGCCCGGACGGCCACAAGCGCGCGATGGCGCTGGCCGACGCGGGCGTCGACGTCCTGATGGTCGACACCGCGCACGGCCACTCCCGCGCGGTCGTCGACACGGTCTCGCTGCTGAAGAAGGAGCTGGGCGACTCGGTCGACATCGTCGGCGGCAACGTCGCGACGCGGGCGGGCGCGCAGGCGCTGGTCGACGCGGGCGCGGACGGCGTCAAGGTCGGCGTCGGCCCGGGCTCGATCTGCACCACCCGGATCGTCGCGGGCGTCGGCGTCCCGCAGATCTCCGCGATCTACGAGGCCGACCAGGCGTGCCGCCCGGCGGGCGTGCCGGTGATCGGCGACGGCGGCATCCAGTACTCCGGCGACATCGCGAAGGCGATCGCGTCCGGCGCGTCCACGGTGATGCTGGGCAGCCTGCTGGCCGGCACCGCCGAGTCGCCCGGTGACCTGATCCTGGTCAACGGCAAGCAGTTCAAGGTCTACCGCGGGATGGGCTCGCTCGGCGCGATGCAGTCGCGGGGCCAGGCGAAGTCGTACTCGAAGGACCGCTACGCCCAGGACGACGTGCTGAGCGAGGACAAGCTGGTCCCCGAGGGCATCGAAGGCCGGATCCCGTTCCGCGGGCCGCTGGCCAACGTCGTGCACCAGCTCGTCGGCGGCCTGCGCTCGGGCATGGGCTACGCGGGCGCGAACACGATCGCCGAGCTGCAGGAGGCCCAGCTGGTCCGGATCACGGCGGCCGGGCTCAAGGAGAGCCACCCGCACGACATCACGATGACCGTCGAGGCTCCCAACTACACCACCCGCTAG
- a CDS encoding DUF5319 domain-containing protein, with translation MQAVAHDVLPPDPFADDPDDPARAFGDHEDRLDEPISDQERTELLADLSDLAVYQALLEPRGVRGIVVDCGECDEPHYHDWHLLRASLEQLLADGRMRPHEPAYDPNPGDYVSWDYCRGFADGVTANESAY, from the coding sequence GTGCAGGCCGTGGCGCATGATGTATTGCCTCCAGACCCGTTCGCGGACGACCCGGACGACCCCGCCCGGGCGTTCGGAGACCACGAGGACCGGCTGGACGAGCCGATCAGCGACCAGGAACGCACCGAGCTGCTGGCCGATCTCTCGGATCTGGCCGTCTACCAGGCACTCCTCGAGCCCCGCGGGGTCCGCGGGATCGTCGTCGACTGCGGTGAGTGCGACGAACCGCACTACCACGACTGGCACCTGCTGCGGGCCAGCCTGGAGCAGCTGCTGGCCGACGGGCGGATGCGTCCGCACGAGCCGGCCTACGACCCGAACCCCGGTGACTACGTGAGCTGGGACTACTGCCGCGGCTTCGCCGACGGCGTGACGGCCAACGAAAGCGCCTACTGA
- a CDS encoding anti-sigma-D factor RsdA translates to MTGHEKGYEPEDVFGSGLSASEAEFAADLSAVQADDALLDALGGSDPALADGLGDQELNALLVAWRRDIDSEPLAELVDVDTAVRTVATANLAKEHASSGRRRRLLVPVAVAAAVLAIAFTGTGLAARSAQPGDTLWGLAKVLYSDHTRSVEAAANAKLDLEKANVAIAGGNLDAARQALDAAQAALSQVSAEDNRDQLMEQHRQLAAQLQNPEAPVQGPIQTTSPRVPPGGASSSQVPPAGSATSIPGSGSGTTSLPGTGTPTPTPPPPTTTPPPPTTEVPPSTTAASGNDPGTNTGRSESTVGGQGVSGGQ, encoded by the coding sequence GTGACCGGTCACGAGAAGGGTTACGAGCCCGAAGACGTCTTCGGCAGCGGGTTGTCGGCATCGGAGGCGGAGTTCGCCGCCGACCTGTCGGCCGTCCAAGCGGACGACGCGCTGCTCGACGCTCTCGGCGGGTCCGACCCGGCGCTCGCCGACGGTCTCGGCGACCAGGAGCTCAACGCGTTGCTGGTGGCGTGGCGAAGAGACATCGACAGTGAGCCGCTGGCCGAGCTGGTCGACGTCGACACCGCCGTGCGGACCGTCGCCACCGCCAATCTCGCGAAGGAACACGCTTCCAGCGGACGCCGCCGCAGGCTGCTCGTCCCGGTCGCCGTCGCCGCCGCCGTGCTGGCGATCGCGTTCACCGGCACCGGGCTGGCCGCGCGCTCCGCCCAACCCGGCGACACCCTGTGGGGCCTCGCCAAGGTCCTGTACTCCGATCACACCCGCTCGGTCGAGGCGGCCGCGAACGCGAAGCTCGACCTCGAGAAGGCCAACGTGGCCATCGCCGGCGGCAACCTCGACGCCGCCCGCCAAGCCCTCGACGCCGCGCAGGCCGCGCTGTCGCAGGTCAGCGCCGAGGACAACCGCGACCAGCTGATGGAGCAGCACCGGCAGCTCGCCGCGCAGCTGCAGAACCCGGAAGCGCCGGTCCAGGGCCCGATCCAGACCACTTCGCCGCGGGTGCCGCCCGGCGGCGCTTCGTCGTCGCAGGTGCCGCCGGCCGGCTCGGCGACGTCGATCCCGGGCAGCGGCAGCGGCACCACCAGCCTGCCGGGCACCGGCACGCCGACCCCGACGCCCCCGCCGCCGACCACCACCCCGCCGCCGCCGACCACCGAGGTGCCGCCGTCCACCACGGCCGCGAGCGGCAACGACCCCGGCACGAACACCGGACGCAGCGAGTCCACCGTCGGCGGTCAGGGCGTCAGCGGCGGCCAGTAG
- a CDS encoding sigma-70 family RNA polymerase sigma factor, giving the protein MANVGDGLDEPVAAAVEGDPQAVERLLAAIRPLVVRYCRARVGRQERSFASADDVAQEVCLAVLTALPSYRDQGRPFLAFVYGIAQHKVADAHRAAARNRAEPVAEIPDEVEVGVGPEQRALQGELNERMSQLLQVLPDKQREIVVLRVVVGLSAEETADAVGSTPGAVRVAQHRALARLRKVLAAEEVI; this is encoded by the coding sequence ATGGCCAATGTGGGGGATGGACTGGATGAGCCGGTCGCCGCTGCTGTCGAGGGAGATCCCCAGGCAGTGGAGCGGCTGCTGGCTGCTATCCGTCCACTGGTAGTGCGGTATTGCCGCGCCCGGGTTGGCAGGCAGGAGCGATCGTTCGCTTCGGCGGACGACGTTGCGCAGGAGGTGTGTCTCGCGGTGCTAACGGCATTGCCCTCGTACCGCGATCAAGGCCGCCCGTTCCTGGCCTTCGTCTACGGGATCGCCCAGCACAAGGTGGCCGACGCGCACCGCGCGGCGGCGCGCAACCGTGCCGAACCGGTGGCCGAGATCCCCGACGAGGTCGAAGTCGGGGTCGGCCCCGAGCAGCGGGCGCTGCAAGGTGAGCTGAACGAGCGGATGTCCCAGTTGTTGCAGGTGCTGCCGGACAAGCAGCGGGAGATCGTGGTGCTGCGCGTGGTCGTCGGCCTGTCGGCGGAGGAGACCGCGGACGCCGTGGGGTCCACCCCCGGAGCCGTCCGCGTCGCCCAGCACCGCGCCCTCGCGAGGCTGAGAAAGGTCCTGGCCGCGGAGGAGGTGATCTGA
- a CDS encoding response regulator transcription factor: MTTVLICDDRRSVREGLTRVMSAVPGVSRIDCVAHGDELLARYSRQPVDVVLVGTQRAVPTGVEATRRLVSANPQANVIVFGAPDDAGSIAAAIAGGARGYLRWDASRPELVAALAHTLASTSVPAPRQPSDPGVQLTERELQVLRGMSQGKSNGQIGRELYLSEDTVKTHARRLFRKLGVRDRAQAVAHGFRRGLVS, translated from the coding sequence GTGACGACGGTCTTGATCTGCGACGACCGACGCAGTGTCCGCGAAGGGCTCACCCGAGTGATGTCCGCGGTCCCTGGGGTCAGTCGCATCGACTGCGTAGCGCACGGTGACGAGCTGCTGGCCCGGTACTCCCGTCAGCCCGTCGACGTCGTGCTGGTCGGGACGCAACGCGCGGTCCCGACAGGTGTCGAAGCCACCCGGCGGCTCGTCTCCGCGAACCCCCAGGCGAACGTCATCGTCTTCGGCGCCCCCGACGACGCGGGCAGCATCGCCGCCGCGATCGCCGGCGGTGCCCGCGGCTACCTCCGCTGGGACGCGTCCCGGCCGGAGCTGGTCGCCGCGCTGGCCCACACCCTGGCGAGCACCTCGGTGCCCGCGCCCCGTCAGCCGTCCGACCCGGGCGTCCAGCTGACCGAGCGCGAGCTTCAGGTGCTCCGCGGGATGAGCCAGGGCAAGAGCAACGGCCAGATCGGCCGCGAGCTCTACCTGTCCGAGGACACGGTGAAGACCCATGCCCGGCGGCTGTTCCGCAAGCTCGGCGTGCGCGACCGCGCGCAGGCCGTCGCGCACGGCTTCCGCCGCGGCCTGGTCAGCTGA
- a CDS encoding MerR family transcriptional regulator, translating to MGAGSGTEEPTLPVASVARRLGVAPSTLRTWDRRYGLGPSRHTDGRHRRYGSSDIGRLELMQRALLSGASTAEAARYALEQMPRTGPPQPEEPEEPPGEGAADGGLEVRSRLARRLSTAALAMDMGAVQRMLADTIAELGVLPAWAGVIEPVLSALGARWRGASAGAEVEYLLAECVFAALVRATPVLDEPRNTRPVLLGCVPEERDSMPMYALAASLAGRRIGAQLFGVPLPAEVLAVAVRRSAPAAVVLWAHRRGVADTRLFARVSRGRQRSRLFACGPGWDPAGLPDKVELLLDLPSAADRIEHVLVGARR from the coding sequence GTGGGAGCTGGGTCGGGTACCGAAGAACCCACCCTGCCGGTGGCCTCGGTCGCTCGCCGGCTCGGGGTCGCCCCGTCCACCCTCCGAACCTGGGACCGCCGCTACGGGCTCGGTCCGAGCAGGCACACCGACGGCCGTCACCGCCGCTACGGCAGCTCCGACATCGGCCGCCTCGAACTGATGCAGCGGGCGTTGCTGAGCGGCGCGTCGACGGCCGAGGCCGCGCGCTACGCCCTCGAGCAGATGCCGCGCACCGGCCCGCCCCAGCCGGAGGAACCCGAGGAACCTCCGGGGGAGGGCGCCGCCGACGGCGGCCTCGAGGTCCGTTCCCGCCTGGCCCGCCGCCTGAGCACGGCGGCGCTCGCGATGGACATGGGCGCGGTCCAGCGCATGCTCGCGGACACGATCGCGGAGCTGGGAGTGCTCCCGGCGTGGGCGGGCGTGATCGAGCCGGTGCTGTCGGCACTGGGCGCACGCTGGCGCGGCGCGAGCGCGGGCGCGGAGGTCGAGTACCTGCTGGCGGAGTGCGTGTTCGCGGCCCTGGTCCGCGCGACGCCGGTGCTGGACGAGCCCCGCAACACGCGCCCGGTGCTGCTGGGCTGCGTCCCGGAGGAGCGCGACTCGATGCCGATGTACGCACTGGCGGCCTCGCTGGCGGGCCGGCGCATCGGGGCGCAGCTGTTCGGGGTGCCGTTGCCGGCGGAGGTCCTGGCGGTGGCGGTCCGGCGAAGTGCCCCGGCGGCGGTGGTCCTGTGGGCGCACCGGCGCGGGGTCGCGGACACGCGGTTGTTCGCCCGGGTGTCGCGAGGCCGGCAGCGAAGCCGGTTGTTCGCGTGCGGACCGGGTTGGGATCCGGCGGGGCTGCCGGACAAGGTCGAGCTGCTGCTGGACCTGCCGAGCGCGGCGGACCGGATCGAGCACGTCCTGGTGGGCGCGCGCCGGTAG
- a CDS encoding WhiB family transcriptional regulator, with the protein MADTRRLPGPNADMWDWQLEGSCRGMDSASFFHPDGERGPARARREARAKAVCLSCPVLEMCRSHALAVHEPYGIWGGLSESEREHLIKSDKRALSMSGG; encoded by the coding sequence ATGGCAGACACGCGCAGGCTCCCAGGACCCAACGCCGACATGTGGGACTGGCAGCTCGAAGGGTCGTGCCGGGGGATGGACAGCGCGTCCTTCTTTCACCCGGACGGCGAGCGCGGCCCGGCGCGGGCACGGCGGGAGGCCAGGGCTAAGGCGGTCTGCCTGAGCTGCCCCGTCCTGGAGATGTGCCGCAGCCACGCGCTGGCCGTGCACGAGCCCTACGGCATCTGGGGCGGGCTTTCGGAGTCCGAACGAGAGCACCTCATCAAGTCCGACAAACGCGCGCTCAGCATGTCCGGCGGCTGA